The Haploplasma axanthum region CTCAATCTCGTCTTCAATTGTTGTTTTACGTTTTTGACCAAGTTTTTCTTTACTAAATTGCAATTCTTCTTTAATAACTTCTTTTAAAACTCGTTCATCACTCAAGATTTCATTTAAGAATCTAATTTTCTTAGCTAACTCACCTGCTTCAGCTTGTAATGCTAATATATCTGTATTTGATAAACGATATAGTTGTAGTGTTACAATTGCTTCAGCTTGTAAGTCTGTAAATCCAAAACGTTTTTGAATATTTTCTTTTGAATCTGCTTTATTACTTGATTTACGAATAATCTTAATAATTTCTTCTAATACAGAAACCATTTTAATTAAACCTTCAACGATATGTTCACGTTTTTTAGCTTTATCTAATTCAAAGTTTGAACGATTAGTAATAACTTCTTTTTGATGGTCAATATAAGCTTTTAATAACGGTTTAACCCCAACTTGATATGGACGTCTATTCAAGATAGCTGTCATATTATAGTTATATGAGATTTGTAAATCAGTTGATTTGTATAGATAGTTTAAAATAAAGTTTGCATCAGCACCTTTTTTTAGTTCAATTGCAATTCTCATTCCTTGTTGATCAGTTTCATCTCTAACTTCTAAAATATCATCTATTTTTTTATCAACTCTTAACATATCAATTGAGCGAACAAGTTCTGCTTTATTTAATTCATATGGTATTTCAGTAATAACAATTCTCTCTTGATTTCTCGCCATTTCTTCAATAAATGTACGAGCACGGATAATAATTTTGCCACTACCAGTTTTTAATGCTTCTTTAATACCTTCTTTTCCTTGAACAATACCACCAGTTGGAAAATCAGGTCCTTTAATATATGAAATAAGTTTCGAATCACTTATCTCTTCATCATCTAAAAATGCAATTGTTGCATTAACTACTTCATTTAAGTTATGAGGAGGAATGTTGGTTGCATATCCAGCACTAATTCCTTTTGAACCATTAACTAAAATATTTGGAAATTTACTTGGTAATACTGTTGGTTCCAATTCTTCATCATCAAAATTTGGAACAAATGGAACAGTTTTTTTATCGATATCTTTAAGTAAATACTCAGCTGCTAATGATAATCTTGCTTCTGTATAACGCATTGCTGCGGCACTATCACCATCAATTGATCCATTATTACCATGCATATCAATTAATGGAACAAGCATTTTAAAATCCTGACTCATTCTAACCATAGCATCATAAATACTTGAATCTCCATGAGGATGGTATTTACCCATAACTTCACCGGCTATTCTAGCACTTTTTTTGTATGGTTTATTATGTTGCATTCCAAGTTCATTCATTGCAAATAAAATTCTTCTTTGAACAGGTTTTAAACCATCTCTGGCATCAGGTAATGCACGATCTTGAATAATATACTTAGAATATCTTGCAAAGCGCTCTGAAACTATATGTTCTAGGGGTTCATTAACTATTTTTTCTAAATATTCAGTAATTTTTTTAATGTTTTTACTTGCCATTATTTAGTTTCCCCTTTCTCAATATCAAAATCATCGACTACTTCAAAGTCAACGTAAGATTCAATCCAATCACGTCTAGGCTCAACCTTATCACCCATTAAGACTTCAATTTTCTTATCTGAAGCCGCTAAATCATCAATATTAACTTGAATAAGTGTACGTTTAGCTGGATTCATTGTTGTTTCCCAAAGTTCATTAGCGTTCATTTCACCAAGACCTTTATAACGTTGAATTGTATAATTCTTTTTACTTAAATATTCTTGCATTTCCTCATTACTCCAAGCATAAATAATCTCTTTACCGCTTGTTAATTTGTAGAGAGGAGGAAGAGCAATATATAATCTATTATCTTTAATTAAATCTTGCATAAATCTAAAAAAGAATGTTAATAATAAGACTTGAATATGTGCTCCGTCGGTATCAGCATCGGTCATTATAATTACTTTACCGTAATTAGCTTTTTTAACATCAAAATCATTTCCAAATTCCGCACCGATTGTATGGATAATTGTGTTTATTTCTTCATTCTTTAAAACTTGTTCGACATTTGTTTTTTCAGTATTAACAACTTTACCACGAAGAGGCAATATAGCTTGGAATTTACGATCTCTTGCTTGTTTAGCTGAACCACCAGCAGAATCTCCTTCGACTAAAAATAATTCATTAAGAATTTTATCTTTGCCTTGAGCAGGTGTAAGTTTTCCTGATAATGTTACTTCACCTTTATTTTTAGTTTTACCATTTCTTGCAGCTTCTCTTGCTTTTCTAGCTGCTTCTCTTGCTTTTTGAGCTGAAAATGCACGGTCAATTATTGTTTCAGCAAACTTTCTATTTTCTTCTAAATACGTTGTAAAGTAATCATAAACTAGTGCATCTGTTGCTGTTCTAGCATCTGGTGTACCTAGTTTACCTTTCGTTTGTCCTTCAAACTCTAAAATATTTTCAGGTATTCTTAAAGAAACGATTGCTGTTATTCCCTCACGAATATCAGAACCATCTAAATTGCTATCTTTTTCTTTTAAGAAATTATATTTTCTTGCAAAATCATTAGTTGCTCTTGTTAATCCTGTCTTTAAACCAACTTCATGTGATCCACCATCATTGGTTCTAACATTATTTACAAATGAAATAATCTTTTCATTATAACTCTTTGTAAATTGAATAGCAGCATCAACTTCAATAACACTTTTACTAGTTGTTTTATAACTAGATGTTATTAAATATGTTTCATTAATTGATTCTTTACCATCGTTAATAAAAGCAACATATTCTTTAATACCATCTTTGTAACAAAAAATATCTTTAACTTTATTTCTTTCATCTATTAATGTAATTTTTAATCCTGAAATCAAAAATGCTGATTGCCTTACACGCTCTTTAATAGTATCATATTGGAATAATGTTGTTGAAAAAATCTTTGGATCTGGTTTAAACCAAACACTCGTACCTGTCTTATTTGTATTTCCAATTTTTTCAAGTTTACCAATCTTTTTACCACCATTTTCAAATCTTTGGCGCCAAATAAAACCATCTCGATGGATGGTTACTTCTAAGAACTGTGATAGTGCATTAACAACAGAGGAACCAACTCCATGAAGACCTCCTGATACTTTATATCCACCATCTTCACTAAATTTACCACCAGCGTGAAGTTTAGTAAAAATAATCTCAGTTGTTGGTACTCCTGACTCATGCATTTTATATGGAACTCCACGTCCACTATCAGTTATTATTATACTATTATCATTTTTTATTACTATTTCTATTTCTTTACCATAACCGGCAAGTACCTCATCAATACCATTATCAACGATTTCCCATACAAGATGGTGTAGTCCTTTTCCATCCGTTGATCCAATATACATCCCCGGTCTTTTTCTAACCGCTTCTAGACCCTCTAGGATCTGAATCGATTTCTCATTATACTCATTATTTTTTTTGCTCATTAAATCACCACTTACTTTGTTTCTCATATTATACCAAAAAAGGAGATTATATTCAAATATTAATCTTTGTATAAATAACCTTTCTTTTTATTTTTTTTATTGTATAATATTATGCATGGAGGGTTAAAGATGAATTTACTTATTATAATTATCCTTGGCATTCTTTCATATTTACTAGGTTCAATTCCTAGTGGATATCTAATTGCTAAAATTGTAAGAAAAATTGATATAAGAAAATTAGGTTCAAACAGCACTGGAGCGACAAACACTTCAAGAGTATTAGGTTTCAAATATGGACTTCTTGCATTATTCTTTGATGCATTAAAAGGTATTATCATAATGGCTATTTTAGTTATTTTTAAATTAGATCAATATTACATCGTTAATATTTTTGATAATCCAACTAACATCTTAGCAATATACGGTTTAATATCTGTAATTGGTCATATTTATCCAATATTTCTTAATTTCAAAGGTGGAAAAGCAGTTGCAACATCATTTGGTGTGGTTTTATTCCTAACGCCATTACTAGCTTTAATGGGTGTTTTTATATTAGTTAGTATCGTTTATATAACTAAATATGTTTCACTTGCTTCAATTATTACAGGTGTTTCAATTTTCTTAGTTAGCATCTTCTTCGCAATTTTTAATGTTAATATAATGAAAGATATGGCAACACCAGGTTTACCACTCATACCAATTGAATATGCCATTGTTTATGGTCTTATGGCTTCAATAATAATTTTAAAACATAAACAAAATATTATAAGATTAATAAGCGGTGAAGAAAATAAATTTAGTATAAAAAAATGAGAATTTACTCTCATTTTTTTTATATTCTTTTAAGTTTTATGTAAATAATCTTAATTAAAGATTAATAAAAAATACGAGTTTCCTCGTATTCATACATTCATTATTTATATTGATTCATTGAATTTAAAATTTGTTTAACTTGACGTTCTGATGGTGTTCTTCCCATTTGACGCATCATTTCACGAATCATTTGTTCATTAACTGGTGGATTTTTAGCCAAGTAACGTTTAAACCATGCTCTTGCTAAAAAGAAACCAACAACTAGTCCTAACACCAAAGCGATAGCACCAATTCCAATAGCCCATCCTGTTGCAACTGCTAATATTAACATATAAACTACCTCCCTCTTACACATTTTAATTTTACTAGATTATCGCCTTAAATACAAGTGATAATTTATAATTAGTCAGAATTATTACTATAGATTACAATTTTCTTGATTCCATACGTTTTATTTTTAATGATTATAAAATCATTGAATGCTTCTGGTATATTAGTTTTTTTATCAGTTTCAAGAATTATTTTAGCATTTTTTGTAGTTTGATTTGAAATTTTTTCTAATAGTTTATCATAACTATTAAAGTTATATGGTGGATCTAAAAAAACTAAATCAAATTTTTCAGTATTTATTTTTAAAAATGTTTCATAATCTTTATTGTATATTTTCACATTGTTTAAAATATTTAATTTTAATGCATTATCATTTAAAACTGCACAGGCTCTTTTATTAACATCAACTAATGTAAGTTCACTAGCTCCAAGCGATAAAGCTGTAAAACCATATGATCCTGAGCCACCAAACAAATCAAGTACATTACCATTTATTTGGTATAGACTATTAAAAACAGCCTCTCTAACCATTGAGGCTGTTTCTCTTGTTGAATCAATTCCAACACGCTTGATTGAATTACCTTTAAATTTACCAGCGTGAATTCTTATCATATTTCTGGTGTAAAACCTGCTGCTTTAATTGCTTCTACAGCAGTATTAATATCTCTTTCATTTACTTCAACTTCATGATTCATTAAATCAATATTTCCATCAACACCATTTGCTAATAAAGATGTTTGAATTTTTTTAACACAGTGCATACATGACATATCATTTACTTTAATTGTTTTCATTTTTTATTTCCTCTCTATATTTAAATTTCCATAATTTTAAACTAAGTGCATTTAATACAACCATAATACTACTAAATGCCATTCCAAAACCCGCTAACATCGGATTAAACAATCCTAGAGCAGCAAGTGGAATCATGACTATATTATATATGAAAGCCCAAAAAAAGTTAAGATAAATATTCCTTAAAGTGGCTTTTGATAAATCTATTGCATATAAAACAGTTTTTAAATCATTATTCATTAATGTTACATCTGCAGTATCGATTGCTATATCTGCTCCTGTTCCAATTGCAAACCCAACATCTGCCATTTTTAGTGCTGGTGCATCGTTAATTCCATCACCAACAAATGCAACAACTTTTTCATGTTTTTGAATATCTTGGATAATATTTGCTTTTTCATGTGGTAAGACTTTTGCATATATTTTTTCAATACCTAATAATCCAGCAATATATTTAGCAGTTTTTTCTTGATCTCCAGTAATCATATATGGAGTTATATTTCTTCTTTTTAACTCTTTGATTAAGGCAAATGAACTTGGTTTCAATTCATCTGCAACAGCAATCATATTAACAATTTCATTATCAATAACTGTAAAAAAAACTGTTTTTCCTTCTTCTTGATATTTCTCATACTCCATAAATTCATTATTTAGTTTCAAGTTTTTTTCATTAATATAACTAATTGAAACAACATAAACTTGTTTTTTATTAATTATTCCTTTTATTCCATATCCAATTAACGTTTCAAAATTTTTAACATCTAAAAATTCATCTTTATAATACTTTGTTATTGAAGTTGCTATTGGATGATTTGAATGTTTTTCTAGTGATGCTGTATATTTTAAATACTCTTCATTTCCTAAGTAATTTGTAACATTTGGTTTACCATTTGTAAGAGTTCCTGTTTTATCAAATGCGATTGCTGTTATTTTATTAGCAATTTCAAAAAATTCTCCACCTTTATATAAAACACCTTCTTTAAATGCCATACCACTTGAAACACTAAT contains the following coding sequences:
- the plsY gene encoding glycerol-3-phosphate 1-O-acyltransferase PlsY, which codes for MNLLIIIILGILSYLLGSIPSGYLIAKIVRKIDIRKLGSNSTGATNTSRVLGFKYGLLALFFDALKGIIIMAILVIFKLDQYYIVNIFDNPTNILAIYGLISVIGHIYPIFLNFKGGKAVATSFGVVLFLTPLLALMGVFILVSIVYITKYVSLASIITGVSIFLVSIFFAIFNVNIMKDMATPGLPLIPIEYAIVYGLMASIIILKHKQNIIRLISGEENKFSIKK
- the parE gene encoding DNA topoisomerase IV subunit B is translated as MSKKNNEYNEKSIQILEGLEAVRKRPGMYIGSTDGKGLHHLVWEIVDNGIDEVLAGYGKEIEIVIKNDNSIIITDSGRGVPYKMHESGVPTTEIIFTKLHAGGKFSEDGGYKVSGGLHGVGSSVVNALSQFLEVTIHRDGFIWRQRFENGGKKIGKLEKIGNTNKTGTSVWFKPDPKIFSTTLFQYDTIKERVRQSAFLISGLKITLIDERNKVKDIFCYKDGIKEYVAFINDGKESINETYLITSSYKTTSKSVIEVDAAIQFTKSYNEKIISFVNNVRTNDGGSHEVGLKTGLTRATNDFARKYNFLKEKDSNLDGSDIREGITAIVSLRIPENILEFEGQTKGKLGTPDARTATDALVYDYFTTYLEENRKFAETIIDRAFSAQKAREAARKAREAARNGKTKNKGEVTLSGKLTPAQGKDKILNELFLVEGDSAGGSAKQARDRKFQAILPLRGKVVNTEKTNVEQVLKNEEINTIIHTIGAEFGNDFDVKKANYGKVIIMTDADTDGAHIQVLLLTFFFRFMQDLIKDNRLYIALPPLYKLTSGKEIIYAWSNEEMQEYLSKKNYTIQRYKGLGEMNANELWETTMNPAKRTLIQVNIDDLAASDKKIEVLMGDKVEPRRDWIESYVDFEVVDDFDIEKGETK
- the rsmD gene encoding 16S rRNA (guanine(966)-N(2))-methyltransferase RsmD, with product MIRIHAGKFKGNSIKRVGIDSTRETASMVREAVFNSLYQINGNVLDLFGGSGSYGFTALSLGASELTLVDVNKRACAVLNDNALKLNILNNVKIYNKDYETFLKINTEKFDLVFLDPPYNFNSYDKLLEKISNQTTKNAKIILETDKKTNIPEAFNDFIIIKNKTYGIKKIVIYSNNSD
- a CDS encoding heavy-metal-associated domain-containing protein; its protein translation is MKTIKVNDMSCMHCVKKIQTSLLANGVDGNIDLMNHEVEVNERDINTAVEAIKAAGFTPEI
- a CDS encoding YneF family protein — translated: MLILAVATGWAIGIGAIALVLGLVVGFFLARAWFKRYLAKNPPVNEQMIREMMRQMGRTPSERQVKQILNSMNQYK
- the parC gene encoding DNA topoisomerase IV subunit A; the encoded protein is MASKNIKKITEYLEKIVNEPLEHIVSERFARYSKYIIQDRALPDARDGLKPVQRRILFAMNELGMQHNKPYKKSARIAGEVMGKYHPHGDSSIYDAMVRMSQDFKMLVPLIDMHGNNGSIDGDSAAAMRYTEARLSLAAEYLLKDIDKKTVPFVPNFDDEELEPTVLPSKFPNILVNGSKGISAGYATNIPPHNLNEVVNATIAFLDDEEISDSKLISYIKGPDFPTGGIVQGKEGIKEALKTGSGKIIIRARTFIEEMARNQERIVITEIPYELNKAELVRSIDMLRVDKKIDDILEVRDETDQQGMRIAIELKKGADANFILNYLYKSTDLQISYNYNMTAILNRRPYQVGVKPLLKAYIDHQKEVITNRSNFELDKAKKREHIVEGLIKMVSVLEEIIKIIRKSSNKADSKENIQKRFGFTDLQAEAIVTLQLYRLSNTDILALQAEAGELAKKIRFLNEILSDERVLKEVIKEELQFSKEKLGQKRKTTIEDEIESIKIDERDLISDENVIIGVTKDGYVKRSSLRSYQASQTIGLKTDDGLIFHREISNLDTLLIFTNLGNYIYVPVYKIDDQRWRDLGVYIGNIVPVEASERIISVINVREFNEDINLLLATKNGYMKQTKLKDFEVSRYSKAIRGMRLQKDDELVSVNMNQKENIIGLSKQGYALRFKTADLPEYGSSAGGVQGMMISDDDELVEAFYAFDSDDFVMLTVRGHIIKDNVSELTVYSRNRKGIRIVENLKSNPHYIVSAARLSKYQEKENVKSLLTSTKQTYEVTVSEYKYSYNKYGKKMFDENVEKGYKIFIEDAIDEVPVVIKKKPEKIIFDEINAVVEEEKIINKNKKIHLSRLDLFEDD